The following are encoded in a window of Kitasatospora sp. NBC_01250 genomic DNA:
- a CDS encoding GlxA family transcriptional regulator, translating to MTTVRAPRVAVLAYDGVRLLDLAAPLEVFGTAGAYQVTLCSPGGGAVTASTGTVLSVAADAFAVRADTVLVPGSPTLPEGRVPEGVVAAAAALAASASRVASVCTGAFVLAETGLLDGRRATTHWRHTAALGRRYPRITVEPDSIYVRDGHLLTSAGVSAGLDLALALVEDDLGPQAAREVARDLVVFMQRSGGQSQFSVPARTPRPRHDALRAALDAVAADPAADHSAAALGARVGLSARQLARLFRAQLDTTPSRHVEQVRLEAARGLLEAGESVTGAAHRSGLGSDETLRRVFLRHLGVAPSAYAARFRTTR from the coding sequence GACGGGGTGCGGCTGCTGGACCTGGCCGCGCCGCTGGAGGTGTTCGGCACCGCCGGGGCCTACCAGGTGACGCTCTGCTCGCCCGGCGGCGGCGCCGTCACCGCCTCGACCGGGACCGTCCTGTCGGTGGCGGCCGACGCCTTCGCCGTCCGCGCGGACACCGTCCTGGTGCCCGGGTCGCCGACCCTGCCGGAGGGACGCGTCCCCGAGGGCGTGGTGGCCGCGGCCGCCGCGCTGGCGGCTTCGGCGAGCCGGGTCGCCTCGGTGTGCACCGGCGCCTTCGTGCTGGCCGAGACCGGGTTGCTGGACGGTCGCCGGGCCACCACGCACTGGCGGCACACGGCGGCCCTCGGCCGGCGCTACCCGCGGATCACCGTCGAGCCGGACTCGATCTACGTCCGCGACGGCCACCTGCTGACCTCGGCCGGCGTCAGTGCCGGGCTGGACCTCGCGCTCGCCCTGGTGGAGGACGACCTCGGCCCGCAGGCCGCCCGCGAAGTCGCCCGTGACCTGGTGGTCTTCATGCAGCGTTCCGGTGGCCAGTCGCAGTTCTCGGTGCCCGCCCGCACCCCGCGCCCCCGCCACGACGCGCTGCGCGCCGCCCTCGACGCGGTCGCCGCCGACCCGGCCGCCGACCACTCGGCGGCCGCCCTCGGCGCGCGGGTCGGCCTGAGCGCCCGTCAGCTGGCCCGGTTGTTCAGGGCGCAGCTCGACACCACCCCCTCGCGCCACGTCGAGCAGGTGCGCCTGGAGGCGGCCCGTGGCCTGCTGGAGGCGGGCGAGTCGGTGACCGGCGCGGCCCACCGCTCGGGTCTGGGCAGCGACGAGACCCTGCGCCGCGTCTTCCTGCGCCACCTCGGTGTCGCGCCCTCCGCCTACGCGGCACGGTTCCGCACCACCAGGTGA